In Bdellovibrio sp. GT3, one genomic interval encodes:
- a CDS encoding Ppx/GppA phosphatase family protein has translation MKVAALDLGTNTFLCLIAEGGPGGITKVHKDLVEVVRLGQDVDKTGMLHPDALVRARKCLGEFKKEIDKQGVDRILAMATSAARDASNGQDLFDIGKELGIPIEVIPGEDEARISYQGATGGVIDATKTKLVVDVGGGSTEFIVGHGEKILFGQSLDMGGVRLTERFVTQQPVPLNEQKNLNDYIYSELKKVLPEISRNSLDQILAVAGTPTSIVAIEVGGFDEKRVDNYFLSLERLQYWVDTFAQTSVEEKKSKYQLGGRADIIYAGASILLNTVKALGMTGLVVSTKGVRYGVALEMLRSGSPA, from the coding sequence ATGAAAGTTGCAGCGCTTGATTTGGGTACGAACACATTTCTATGTTTGATCGCCGAGGGCGGCCCTGGTGGTATAACCAAAGTTCACAAGGATTTGGTTGAAGTGGTGCGACTGGGTCAGGATGTGGATAAAACAGGTATGCTTCATCCTGACGCCTTGGTGCGCGCACGAAAATGCCTGGGCGAATTTAAAAAGGAAATCGACAAACAGGGAGTGGACCGCATTCTGGCAATGGCAACTTCCGCAGCACGTGATGCAAGCAACGGTCAGGACCTTTTTGATATCGGCAAAGAACTGGGAATTCCAATTGAGGTTATTCCTGGAGAAGACGAGGCCCGAATCAGCTATCAGGGCGCCACCGGTGGAGTTATTGACGCCACGAAAACCAAACTTGTGGTGGACGTTGGTGGTGGTTCGACAGAGTTCATTGTGGGTCATGGCGAAAAAATTCTTTTTGGACAAAGCCTTGATATGGGCGGAGTTCGCCTGACCGAAAGGTTTGTCACTCAACAGCCCGTTCCCTTGAATGAACAAAAGAACCTCAATGACTATATATATAGTGAATTGAAAAAGGTTCTTCCCGAAATCTCACGAAACTCGTTGGATCAGATTCTTGCGGTTGCGGGCACCCCGACTTCGATCGTGGCAATTGAAGTCGGAGGTTTTGATGAAAAGAGAGTGGATAATTATTTTCTAAGCTTGGAACGACTGCAGTACTGGGTGGATACCTTCGCCCAAACTTCTGTCGAGGAAAAGAAAAGTAAATATCAACTGGGAGGGCGCGCCGATATTATTTATGCCGGTGCATCGATTCTATTAAATACGGTCAAAGCCCTGGGCATGACTGGTCTTGTGGTATCCACCAAAGGAGTAAGATATGGCGTCGCACTTGAGATGCTTCGTTCTGGCAGTCCTGCTTAG
- a CDS encoding DUF192 domain-containing protein encodes MASHLRCFVLAVLLSFAFVANASDVVFPKKKIVVGGKTLTVEVATTVEQQAQGLMSRASLGSDDGMLFVFSNEETRFFWMKNTLIDLSIGFFNKDGKLIDIQEMKSGKGLADTALPSYASSNPAKYALEMNKGWFEKNKIKVGAKLKINP; translated from the coding sequence ATGGCGTCGCACTTGAGATGCTTCGTTCTGGCAGTCCTGCTTAGCTTTGCCTTTGTCGCAAATGCCTCGGATGTTGTATTCCCGAAAAAGAAAATTGTCGTCGGCGGCAAGACTCTTACTGTCGAGGTGGCAACGACCGTTGAGCAACAGGCTCAAGGTCTAATGAGCCGGGCAAGTCTTGGCTCAGATGACGGAATGCTTTTCGTTTTTTCCAATGAGGAAACTCGTTTCTTCTGGATGAAGAATACGTTGATAGATTTGTCGATTGGCTTTTTTAATAAGGACGGCAAGTTAATTGACATACAGGAAATGAAGTCCGGCAAAGGTCTAGCAGATACGGCTTTGCCGTCGTACGCGAGTTCAAATCCGGCGAAATATGCATTAGAAATGAATAAAGGCTGGTTTGAGAAAAACAAAATCAAGGTTGGAGCCAAGTTAAAAATCAACCCATAG
- a CDS encoding LysM peptidoglycan-binding domain-containing protein produces the protein MMKRLVILLACFGLVANLSACSLFSKDSSSGEEVTSDFDSADLEKLEGDQALDTGIEGEAGAVASSDQLPEDALGETQPDMAAAPSDVPAEAPAEPQIAELPADPFAPQPDAPADMPTDTAASSVPEPTMPDTSSSMPESTSTASTTYVDESSEPAPAKVSTPLQKVATAPWQVGKTWYNTVYFARPGDSLKSISNMIYGNGKKVGELKKGNPTLASRGVKPGDKVYYNSPHRSDDSGRLITYYEDNGVQPEVYTAKEGDNIRAVSKDLLGYDSAWKEVWASNSVESKQEIPAGTQLQYWKGGQVAAAPTQQQEVAAAAPAEMPEAPAMPEAPPMPEAPPQQAAADIPPPPQDMMAPPVPDAQMAPPPPPPEMAQDMAPPPPPPPMPAMNPPTPPQDEVAGTGAMDNDTTMALGVVGLAAAGLAILIVMRKKRRQRELEQQSMDNTHVGT, from the coding sequence ATGATGAAAAGACTCGTTATACTACTCGCTTGTTTCGGATTGGTTGCTAACCTTAGTGCCTGCAGCCTATTTAGCAAGGATTCCTCTTCAGGAGAAGAAGTTACATCTGACTTTGATTCTGCTGACTTGGAAAAACTAGAAGGCGATCAAGCACTGGATACTGGAATCGAAGGTGAAGCCGGCGCAGTTGCCTCTTCTGACCAACTTCCAGAAGATGCTCTTGGCGAAACACAACCAGACATGGCAGCAGCTCCAAGTGATGTGCCTGCTGAAGCTCCTGCAGAACCTCAAATTGCTGAACTTCCTGCAGATCCATTTGCACCACAACCGGATGCACCGGCAGATATGCCAACTGATACTGCAGCTTCTTCAGTACCAGAGCCAACAATGCCTGATACTTCTTCTTCAATGCCAGAGTCAACAAGCACGGCTTCAACTACATACGTGGATGAATCGTCTGAACCAGCTCCAGCGAAAGTATCCACTCCATTGCAAAAAGTTGCGACGGCTCCTTGGCAGGTTGGAAAAACCTGGTACAACACAGTTTACTTTGCCCGCCCAGGTGATTCTCTTAAGAGCATCAGCAATATGATCTATGGTAATGGTAAAAAAGTTGGCGAGCTTAAAAAGGGCAACCCGACACTTGCTTCACGCGGTGTAAAACCAGGTGATAAAGTTTATTACAACTCTCCTCACCGTTCCGATGATTCTGGTCGTTTGATCACTTATTACGAAGACAATGGTGTTCAGCCTGAAGTTTACACGGCTAAAGAAGGCGACAACATCAGAGCAGTTTCCAAAGATCTTTTGGGTTATGACAGTGCATGGAAAGAAGTTTGGGCAAGCAACTCTGTTGAATCCAAACAAGAAATCCCAGCTGGTACTCAATTGCAATACTGGAAAGGTGGCCAAGTTGCCGCAGCTCCGACTCAGCAACAAGAGGTAGCGGCAGCTGCTCCAGCAGAAATGCCGGAAGCTCCTGCAATGCCAGAGGCTCCGCCGATGCCAGAAGCTCCGCCACAACAGGCAGCTGCTGATATCCCGCCTCCACCACAAGACATGATGGCTCCGCCAGTACCAGATGCACAGATGGCTCCTCCACCTCCACCGCCAGAAATGGCTCAGGATATGGCGCCACCTCCGCCTCCGCCACCAATGCCAGCTATGAATCCTCCAACACCGCCGCAAGACGAAGTTGCAGGAACAGGCGCAATGGACAACGACACGACAATGGCTTTGGGTGTAGTTGGTTTGGCAGCAGCAGGTCTTGCAATCTTGATCGTGATGAGAAAGAAACGCAGACAGCGTGAGCTTGAGCAGCAGTCTATGGACAACACTCACGTAGGCACTTAG
- a CDS encoding PilZ domain-containing protein, which translates to MEDTLKVPAPRTPLNLEVSFKRNYAREETTGTLKNISISGAFLEFAGGMVRANEKLHLIFIVAGRERKVAAHVIWANSIGCGVKFMPVNNRDVQIVDDLIYFVENGRTESRSVMDSIFKKVG; encoded by the coding sequence GTGGAGGACACTTTAAAAGTTCCAGCACCAAGAACCCCTCTAAACCTAGAGGTTTCTTTCAAGCGTAATTATGCGCGTGAGGAGACTACAGGCACGCTTAAGAATATCAGCATCTCGGGAGCCTTTTTAGAGTTCGCAGGCGGAATGGTTAGAGCCAACGAAAAATTGCATCTGATTTTTATCGTTGCTGGAAGAGAGCGCAAGGTTGCTGCTCACGTTATTTGGGCAAACTCAATCGGATGCGGCGTGAAGTTCATGCCCGTGAACAACAGAGATGTGCAAATCGTTGATGATTTGATTTACTTTGTTGAGAACGGTCGCACTGAATCGCGTTCAGTGATGGATTCGATCTTTAAAAAGGTCGGATAG
- the rho gene encoding transcription termination factor Rho, with the protein MSSKDLKSKNITQLTELATKLKIENAAGLRRQDMIFEILKRAAKLGQDIYGSGVLEILPDGYGFLRSPDYNYLPGPDDIYVSPSQIRRFGLRTGDTVTGTVRPPKEGERYFALLKVDSLNFETTEKGKDKILFDNLTPLYPNQRLKLEHNPGDYTTRVVDLMAPLGKGQRALIVAPPRTGKTVLMQQIANAITANHPEVKLIVLLIDERPEEVTDMQRTVKGEVVSSTFDEPPTRHVQVAEMVIEKAKRLVEHKHDVVILLDSITRLARAYNTVVPPSGKILSGGVDSNALHKPKRFFGAARNIEEGGSLTIIATALIDTGSRMDEVIFEEFKGTGNAEIHLDRKLMEKRIFPCMDINKSGTRKEDLLIDKADLNRLWILRKVLAPMNVVDAMDFLLDKVGNTKSNADFLKAMSGNG; encoded by the coding sequence TTGTCATCAAAGGATTTGAAATCCAAAAACATCACGCAGCTGACTGAGCTTGCAACAAAACTTAAAATCGAAAATGCTGCCGGTCTTCGCCGTCAGGATATGATTTTCGAAATCTTGAAACGTGCAGCTAAACTTGGTCAGGACATTTACGGTTCTGGTGTTCTTGAAATCCTGCCAGACGGTTACGGTTTCTTGCGTTCCCCAGACTATAACTACCTACCAGGTCCGGATGATATCTACGTTTCTCCTTCTCAAATCCGCCGCTTTGGCTTGAGAACAGGTGACACAGTTACCGGTACAGTTCGTCCACCAAAAGAGGGCGAGCGTTACTTTGCGCTTTTGAAAGTTGATTCTCTAAACTTCGAGACGACTGAAAAAGGTAAAGACAAAATCCTATTCGACAACTTAACGCCGCTTTACCCAAATCAGCGTTTGAAACTTGAACACAATCCAGGCGATTACACGACTCGCGTTGTGGACTTGATGGCGCCACTTGGTAAAGGTCAACGTGCATTGATCGTGGCCCCTCCAAGAACAGGTAAAACAGTTCTTATGCAACAAATCGCAAACGCGATTACTGCAAATCACCCTGAAGTGAAGTTGATCGTTCTATTGATCGATGAACGTCCGGAAGAGGTGACTGACATGCAACGTACTGTAAAAGGTGAAGTTGTATCGTCCACGTTCGACGAGCCACCAACTCGTCACGTTCAGGTTGCAGAGATGGTTATCGAAAAAGCAAAACGTCTGGTTGAACACAAGCATGACGTTGTTATCTTGCTAGATTCCATCACTCGTTTGGCTCGCGCTTACAATACAGTGGTTCCTCCATCTGGTAAGATCTTATCGGGTGGTGTGGATTCCAACGCCCTTCACAAACCAAAACGTTTCTTCGGTGCTGCTCGTAACATCGAAGAGGGTGGATCTTTGACGATCATCGCAACTGCATTGATCGACACTGGTTCTCGTATGGATGAGGTTATCTTCGAGGAATTTAAAGGTACTGGTAATGCCGAGATCCACTTGGATCGTAAGCTTATGGAAAAACGTATCTTCCCTTGTATGGACATCAATAAATCAGGCACTCGTAAAGAGGACTTGTTGATTGATAAAGCAGATCTTAACCGTCTGTGGATCCTAAGAAAAGTATTGGCACCGATGAACGTTGTCGATGCGATGGACTTCTTGTTGGATAAAGTGGGTAACACGAAATCCAATGCAGACTTCTTGAAAGCGATGTCCGGCAACGGATAG
- a CDS encoding type B 50S ribosomal protein L31: MKQNLHPKVNTVVFKDISCDFMFLGTSTLHSNEMVKWEDGKEYPLVKVEISSASHPFFTGKQRVMDTEGRIDRFKKRYGKK; encoded by the coding sequence ATGAAACAAAACCTACATCCAAAAGTGAACACAGTCGTATTCAAAGATATTTCTTGCGACTTCATGTTCTTGGGAACATCCACTCTTCATTCTAACGAAATGGTTAAATGGGAAGATGGTAAAGAATATCCACTAGTTAAAGTTGAGATCTCTTCAGCGTCTCACCCATTCTTCACTGGTAAACAGCGTGTAATGGATACTGAAGGTCGTATCGATCGTTTCAAAAAACGTTACGGCAAAAAGTAA
- the prfA gene encoding peptide chain release factor 1, producing MFSKLEEVESRYEEVNLSLQRPDIASNQTQYRALMKELGNLEKIVIPFRDYKKKTENLKASKELLTAEQDPEMRELIREEVKELEAALPALEAELKIALIPKDPNDDKNIILEIRAGAGGDEASLFAEEMFRGYTHYASSQGWKVEVISFSEGNVGGAKEIIASVSGDSVFSKLKFESGVHRVQRVPATEAAGRIHTSTVTVAVIPEVEIKEVNIPMSDVRIETMRSQGSGGQSVNRTESAVRVVHLPTGLDVKCQEGKSQSANRERAFQILYAKLQQIEDDKARKEASDVRLDQIGTGDRSERIRTYNFPQTRITDHRIGLTIHQLDQVMSGSFGLLIDPLVANFQAEALKKQTSA from the coding sequence ATGTTCTCGAAATTGGAAGAAGTTGAATCACGCTACGAAGAAGTGAATCTGTCACTTCAGCGCCCGGATATTGCTTCAAACCAAACACAATACCGCGCTCTAATGAAAGAGCTAGGGAACCTGGAAAAGATTGTGATTCCATTCCGCGACTATAAGAAAAAAACTGAGAATCTAAAAGCCAGCAAAGAACTTTTGACGGCCGAACAAGATCCAGAAATGCGCGAGTTGATCCGTGAAGAAGTGAAAGAGTTGGAAGCAGCCCTTCCAGCACTTGAAGCAGAACTAAAAATCGCATTGATCCCGAAAGATCCAAACGACGACAAGAATATCATCTTGGAGATTCGTGCGGGCGCGGGTGGTGACGAGGCTTCCCTGTTCGCAGAGGAAATGTTCCGCGGTTACACTCACTATGCTTCTTCTCAAGGTTGGAAAGTTGAAGTCATTTCGTTCTCCGAGGGTAACGTCGGCGGCGCGAAAGAGATCATCGCTTCTGTATCCGGGGATTCTGTATTCAGTAAATTGAAATTCGAATCTGGCGTTCACCGCGTTCAGCGTGTTCCAGCTACTGAGGCTGCGGGTCGTATTCATACGTCCACCGTAACAGTTGCTGTGATCCCTGAGGTGGAAATCAAAGAAGTGAACATCCCAATGTCTGACGTGCGCATTGAAACTATGCGTTCCCAGGGTTCGGGTGGTCAGTCCGTAAATAGAACTGAATCTGCAGTGCGTGTTGTGCATTTGCCAACAGGTCTTGATGTGAAGTGCCAAGAGGGTAAATCCCAATCGGCCAACAGAGAGCGTGCTTTCCAGATCCTTTACGCGAAACTTCAGCAGATCGAAGACGACAAAGCTCGTAAAGAAGCTTCTGACGTTCGTTTGGACCAAATCGGTACCGGCGATCGCTCTGAGCGCATCCGTACTTACAACTTCCCTCAGACCCGTATCACTGATCACCGTATCGGTCTTACGATCCATCAGCTGGATCAAGTCATGAGCGGATCTTTTGGGTTGCTGATTGACCCACTCGTTGCTAACTTCCAAGCAGAGGCACTTAAAAAACAAACCTCTGCTTAG
- the prmC gene encoding peptide chain release factor N(5)-glutamine methyltransferase produces the protein MKLKEVLDKTTAFFKDKKIETPRLDAELLFAHSLKLERIQLYLKFDQPLSEAELSGLRELVRRRGQGEPVAYILGYRDFYKSRFEVSPATLIPRPETEQIVEEVLAWAKDKEKPYTIVDLGTGTGCLGLSILKELPNAKLVSVDMSAEAIEVAKRNAANLGLADRVKFVNIDAANVDLVMESCRNFMGQNTIDILVSNPPYIAKDDPAVQENVRKFEPSAALFAEENGLALLKSWTKAYAPFLSSESVTMMEMGMSQGSVMQGCYTDLDIFKNVRVLKDLSGLDRVITGVKHG, from the coding sequence ATGAAACTCAAAGAAGTACTCGACAAAACCACTGCCTTTTTCAAAGACAAGAAAATAGAGACTCCGCGCCTTGATGCGGAGTTGTTGTTCGCTCATTCCTTAAAACTTGAGCGTATTCAGCTATACCTTAAATTCGACCAGCCTTTATCCGAGGCAGAGTTGTCAGGATTGCGCGAGTTAGTTCGTCGTCGTGGTCAGGGTGAGCCGGTGGCTTATATTCTGGGCTACCGTGATTTCTATAAATCCCGCTTTGAAGTCAGCCCCGCGACCCTTATTCCCCGCCCTGAAACGGAACAAATCGTTGAAGAGGTACTGGCTTGGGCAAAAGACAAAGAAAAGCCTTATACGATCGTTGACCTGGGAACAGGCACGGGCTGCCTGGGGCTGAGCATCCTTAAGGAATTGCCAAATGCAAAACTGGTTTCCGTGGATATGTCGGCGGAGGCCATTGAGGTCGCAAAACGCAATGCTGCGAATTTGGGACTCGCGGATCGTGTGAAATTTGTTAATATTGATGCTGCTAATGTTGATCTTGTTATGGAATCTTGCAGGAACTTCATGGGACAGAACACGATAGACATATTAGTCTCTAATCCTCCCTATATTGCAAAAGACGACCCCGCAGTTCAGGAGAACGTAAGAAAGTTCGAACCATCCGCTGCACTATTCGCAGAAGAAAATGGATTAGCACTTTTGAAATCGTGGACCAAGGCGTATGCCCCCTTCCTATCGTCCGAATCGGTGACGATGATGGAAATGGGCATGAGCCAGGGCTCTGTTATGCAGGGCTGTTATACTGATTTGGATATTTTTAAAAACGTGCGTGTATTGAAGGATCTTTCAGGACTTGATCGAGTGATCACAGGAGTTAAGCATGGATAA
- the murA gene encoding UDP-N-acetylglucosamine 1-carboxyvinyltransferase produces the protein MDKMVVMGNGPLKGTVAASGAKNAALPILFSTLLAEGNHVFTNMPKLKDIESTSELLNSLGCETKWVGEEFHVNVSKPASFEASYDLVRKMRASFLCMGPMLAKYGEAVVSQPGGCAIGSRPIDLHLDGFKALGATITQKEGYVHAGSPKLQGSTFLFETVTVGGTENVMMAATLAKGVTILENAAKEPEIVDLAEYLNKMGAKITGHGTSVIRIEGVEKLTPAKHSIMPDRIEAGTLLIAGAITKGQVTVTKCVPAHLEALILKMRESGFKIETTKDSMTVFPADKWEAVDVTTAPHPLFPTDLQAQFMALMTVANGTSVITETVFENRFMHVTELCRLGSDITPKTRVAVIRGNPGKLTGAPVMATDLRASASLVLAGLVASGETVVSRIYHLDRGYEKLEDKLSSLGANIRRQE, from the coding sequence ATGGATAAAATGGTTGTGATGGGCAACGGCCCACTAAAAGGTACAGTGGCAGCAAGCGGCGCAAAGAACGCAGCTTTGCCAATTCTGTTTTCTACATTGCTTGCTGAAGGCAATCACGTATTCACAAACATGCCGAAGCTTAAGGATATCGAATCCACTTCTGAACTATTGAACAGCTTGGGCTGCGAAACAAAATGGGTTGGTGAAGAGTTCCACGTGAACGTCAGCAAGCCGGCTTCTTTCGAAGCTTCTTACGACCTGGTTCGTAAAATGCGCGCAAGCTTTCTGTGCATGGGTCCGATGCTGGCAAAATATGGTGAGGCCGTGGTTTCTCAACCAGGTGGTTGTGCCATTGGTTCTCGTCCGATTGACCTGCACTTGGATGGTTTTAAAGCACTGGGTGCCACGATCACACAAAAAGAAGGTTACGTTCATGCGGGCTCTCCGAAACTTCAAGGTTCAACATTCTTGTTTGAAACTGTGACAGTGGGTGGAACAGAGAACGTGATGATGGCTGCAACTCTTGCCAAGGGTGTGACTATCCTTGAAAACGCAGCCAAAGAACCAGAGATCGTGGATCTTGCAGAGTACCTAAACAAAATGGGTGCAAAGATCACAGGTCACGGAACTTCCGTTATCCGTATTGAAGGCGTTGAAAAACTAACTCCAGCAAAACATTCCATCATGCCCGATCGTATCGAGGCAGGAACTTTGTTGATCGCAGGCGCGATCACAAAAGGCCAAGTGACAGTCACTAAGTGTGTACCAGCTCACTTGGAAGCTTTGATTTTGAAAATGCGCGAATCCGGTTTCAAAATCGAAACCACTAAAGATTCCATGACAGTATTCCCGGCAGACAAATGGGAAGCAGTTGACGTAACAACGGCTCCTCACCCATTGTTCCCAACAGATCTTCAGGCGCAATTCATGGCTTTGATGACTGTTGCGAATGGTACAAGCGTGATCACCGAAACAGTTTTCGAAAACCGTTTCATGCACGTTACTGAACTTTGCCGTTTAGGTTCAGACATCACACCAAAAACCAGAGTGGCTGTTATCCGCGGCAACCCAGGCAAACTGACTGGTGCGCCAGTGATGGCAACAGACCTTCGTGCTTCAGCTTCATTGGTGCTAGCAGGCCTAGTAGCATCCGGCGAAACAGTAGTAAGCCGCATCTATCACTTGGATCGTGGTTACGAAAAACTAGAAGACAAACTGTCTTCCCTAGGCGCAAACATCCGTCGCCAAGAATAG
- a CDS encoding Fic family protein → MEFTHKVYRLILIFLVLGLSASVSFAAESCSSVFSDSTITDGVHNDGPTYPPAHLRQFYKSIGSWDKAVPFHTLNSDALIQHLMQKGVVSAQHTSFEKGVDGGLEQIILPEYSTSFIVVKSADNQGLMTLKDIMGRWFTVKADVSGWKSSSIKVDFSSLKFIHEEPIDFNNYSNYLRGVYSRLRIESMNANQVGDYLSTIQLKTSTNAEKLDAGKLQQYIDGIRNANTLISDILKSNRPMTTSDLSRINLLANQGMNPYEFAANAPMAGVMRGTFGQRAIENGKKLTIDMSLFEVAQTWKAKATLSVQRINYFAPAKEVPQRTADILKRINKIDAQTSPMEVFEIYKEFIHIHPFADGNGRTGRVLLNFLLLKANLPPSEKPAASLFYRPQDSLRKYIDNVAKESGKAAFKNSDKQAYETKSLYSVKDIQNMPEFTEFLKTTYNLSSLSIDHLYGTRAYLFVAVYKGRYIQFESTHDGGLSDSLHVMISRSKEVIDMQEKDAATAGTTAPKFAVYPELLSQSRNFHLIHQEHYLTEQFMLKLGKSPDQNQRANIQKASEKQYQEILAEAKKQTTDYGYIKTMMQAPQVYHQAKTIEDVADQVMTITSAAYQKRIYESMTLKSSPENRQTTLDIYNAFNSPKFEEFMIKMAMKALKLCRQAKECSDTQRSDIPEKYLAQVLKFEAEQRGLMLETISRQAGREPGRIFVQRIRRGSLIIDDGAPGNHGLMPHALQNLFIYEQVGLEKGQKFFSELTGWTYERMFDSNNAFTPIPSTRDITRKHYWTGIIKSGNRAESSKLGSLKAEEGKYPDFIRKNGLELVEVREIEKSMVNDGSIVKARYQGQTFEFQIDRDGVPVSGAQEMVDQIKQQLPKAG, encoded by the coding sequence ATGGAATTCACTCACAAGGTCTACCGTCTCATTTTGATATTTTTGGTGCTTGGATTAAGCGCCTCTGTATCTTTTGCGGCTGAGTCTTGTAGCTCGGTATTTTCTGATTCTACAATTACCGACGGTGTTCACAATGATGGACCCACTTATCCTCCGGCTCACTTAAGGCAATTTTATAAATCAATCGGCAGTTGGGATAAGGCTGTTCCTTTTCATACTTTGAATTCCGATGCTCTAATTCAACACCTGATGCAAAAAGGCGTTGTCTCTGCTCAGCATACATCCTTTGAAAAAGGTGTTGATGGCGGTCTTGAGCAAATTATTTTGCCAGAGTACTCCACAAGTTTCATTGTAGTTAAGTCTGCGGATAACCAAGGCCTCATGACACTAAAAGATATCATGGGTCGATGGTTCACTGTTAAGGCAGATGTTTCTGGATGGAAGAGCAGCTCCATCAAAGTCGATTTCAGCTCACTCAAGTTCATTCACGAAGAACCTATCGATTTTAACAACTACTCAAATTACTTGCGTGGTGTGTACTCACGTTTGCGCATTGAAAGCATGAACGCAAATCAGGTGGGTGACTATCTTTCAACTATCCAATTGAAAACTTCCACGAACGCCGAAAAATTGGATGCTGGAAAGCTTCAGCAATATATCGACGGCATTCGCAACGCCAACACTTTGATCTCAGATATTTTAAAGTCAAACAGACCCATGACGACATCTGATCTTTCAAGAATCAATCTACTTGCGAATCAAGGAATGAATCCGTACGAGTTCGCCGCGAACGCCCCCATGGCCGGAGTCATGCGTGGAACATTCGGCCAAAGAGCCATCGAAAATGGGAAGAAGCTCACTATTGATATGAGTCTGTTTGAAGTCGCACAAACCTGGAAGGCAAAGGCGACTTTAAGCGTCCAGCGCATTAACTACTTTGCTCCTGCGAAAGAAGTTCCACAAAGAACCGCTGATATTTTAAAGCGCATCAATAAAATTGACGCACAAACATCGCCAATGGAAGTTTTTGAAATCTACAAAGAGTTTATTCACATCCATCCTTTTGCCGACGGCAACGGTCGCACCGGCAGGGTCCTATTAAATTTCCTGCTTTTGAAAGCGAATCTTCCGCCTTCTGAAAAACCCGCGGCTTCATTGTTCTACCGTCCTCAAGACTCTCTACGGAAGTATATTGATAACGTCGCAAAAGAAAGTGGCAAAGCCGCATTTAAGAATAGCGACAAACAGGCCTACGAAACAAAGAGTCTTTATTCCGTAAAAGATATTCAGAATATGCCTGAATTTACAGAGTTCCTGAAAACGACCTATAACCTGTCTTCGTTAAGCATTGACCATCTCTATGGCACCAGAGCTTATCTTTTTGTAGCGGTTTATAAAGGACGATACATTCAGTTTGAATCAACTCACGATGGTGGATTGAGCGATTCTCTACACGTCATGATTTCACGCAGTAAAGAAGTCATTGATATGCAGGAGAAAGATGCTGCCACGGCGGGAACTACAGCACCTAAGTTTGCCGTGTACCCAGAGCTTTTGTCGCAATCTCGGAATTTTCATCTGATTCATCAGGAACACTATCTAACCGAGCAGTTTATGTTAAAGCTTGGAAAATCACCTGACCAGAATCAGCGCGCCAACATTCAAAAGGCATCGGAAAAACAGTATCAAGAGATTTTGGCTGAAGCCAAAAAACAAACCACCGACTATGGCTACATCAAAACCATGATGCAGGCTCCACAGGTTTATCATCAGGCCAAAACCATCGAAGACGTGGCAGATCAGGTAATGACTATCACCTCAGCAGCTTATCAGAAGCGCATCTATGAATCTATGACACTAAAAAGCTCCCCTGAAAACAGACAGACCACACTTGATATTTACAATGCTTTTAACTCACCTAAGTTTGAAGAGTTCATGATTAAAATGGCAATGAAAGCGCTAAAATTATGTCGCCAAGCCAAAGAGTGCAGTGACACCCAACGATCAGATATTCCTGAAAAGTACCTGGCGCAAGTACTGAAGTTTGAAGCCGAGCAACGTGGACTGATGCTTGAAACAATCAGCAGACAAGCTGGGCGTGAGCCAGGTCGTATATTTGTACAAAGAATTCGTCGTGGAAGTTTGATTATTGACGACGGAGCACCTGGAAATCACGGCTTAATGCCGCACGCTTTACAAAACCTATTTATCTATGAGCAAGTCGGCCTTGAGAAAGGTCAAAAGTTCTTTAGCGAATTGACTGGTTGGACTTACGAAAGAATGTTCGACTCTAATAATGCATTTACACCGATTCCTTCTACTCGCGATATCACTCGCAAGCATTATTGGACGGGTATCATTAAATCCGGCAACCGTGCCGAATCCTCGAAGCTTGGATCGCTAAAAGCAGAGGAAGGTAAATATCCAGACTTCATTCGTAAAAATGGTTTGGAGCTTGTCGAAGTTCGTGAAATTGAAAAAAGCATGGTCAACGATGGATCGATCGTCAAAGCACGTTATCAAGGACAAACTTTCGAATTTCAAATTGATCGCGACGGCGTCCCAGTCTCAGGGGCGCAAGAAATGGTCGATCAAATCAAACAGCAGCTTCCCAAGGCAGGATAA